In Helicobacter mastomyrinus, a single genomic region encodes these proteins:
- a CDS encoding pyridoxamine 5'-phosphate oxidase family protein translates to MTLENIVTFLDTNAPAFLATLGTCGNPRLRPFQSPLLYGDKIYFCTSNAKNLYKHIQAHSGIEICSCAADGTFLRLRGNAVFENNLAVKQAMFAKFESVKAKYTTPANPSFEVFYLANLSARKQALNGDIEMYKA, encoded by the coding sequence ATGACACTTGAAAATATTGTTACTTTTTTAGATACAAATGCTCCGGCGTTTTTAGCCACATTAGGCACTTGTGGTAATCCTCGTTTGCGTCCTTTCCAAAGCCCACTTTTATATGGGGATAAAATCTACTTTTGTACCTCAAATGCTAAAAATCTCTACAAACACATACAAGCCCATAGCGGGATAGAGATTTGCTCTTGTGCGGCAGATGGCACATTTTTACGACTAAGGGGAAATGCTGTGTTTGAAAATAATCTAGCGGTAAAACAAGCGATGTTTGCGAAATTTGAAAGCGTTAAGGCAAAATACACTACGCCTGCAAATCCCTCATTTGAAGTCTTTTATCTTGCAAATCTAAGTGCAAGAAAACAAGCCCTAAATGGCGACATAGAGATGTATAAGGCTTAG
- the cydB gene encoding cytochrome d ubiquinol oxidase subunit II, whose translation MFFGLDLAGLQVYWWIVVSVLGGLLVFMFFVQGGQSLLPFVAKNELEKSMLINALGRKWELGFTTLVLFGGVCFAAFPLFYSVSFGGAYWVWLVILFCFIIQAVSYEYRKKAGNMLGSRVYEAFLWINGVFGVFFIGVALSTFFSGAHFVLDEHNFVAWSVASRGLEALLNGGNYLLGLALVFLSQILGASYFLNNIDDMQIAKRARKAILIASIAFVPCILGFLVWICLKSGFYVGVDGRVELRDYVYLHNFLDMPYLIVGLFVGVGAVLAGIYMNVFRGSTRGIFPLGAGSVFVGMTVLLNVGLGQSAFYPSIAHLQSSLTIQNASSSYYTLSVMGYVSLLVPFVVAYIVYVWHKMDRVKITKSEIEGDSHTY comes from the coding sequence ATGTTTTTTGGGCTTGATTTGGCAGGATTGCAGGTATATTGGTGGATTGTGGTAAGTGTGCTTGGTGGGCTGCTTGTGTTTATGTTTTTCGTGCAGGGCGGACAGAGCCTTTTGCCTTTTGTCGCTAAAAATGAGTTAGAAAAATCTATGCTTATTAATGCTTTGGGGCGCAAGTGGGAGCTTGGATTCACTACTTTGGTGCTTTTTGGTGGTGTGTGCTTCGCTGCGTTTCCATTATTTTATAGCGTAAGCTTTGGCGGGGCGTATTGGGTGTGGCTTGTGATTTTGTTTTGCTTCATCATTCAGGCGGTGAGCTATGAATATCGTAAAAAAGCAGGAAATATGCTTGGCTCAAGGGTATATGAGGCATTTTTGTGGATTAATGGCGTTTTTGGCGTGTTTTTCATCGGCGTGGCGTTAAGCACATTTTTTAGTGGCGCTCATTTTGTGCTTGATGAACATAACTTTGTAGCGTGGAGTGTGGCAAGCAGAGGACTAGAGGCGCTGCTTAATGGGGGAAATTATTTATTAGGATTAGCTCTAGTGTTTTTAAGTCAGATTCTAGGGGCGAGTTATTTTTTAAATAATATTGATGATATGCAAATTGCTAAACGTGCTAGAAAAGCTATCCTTATAGCGAGTATCGCCTTTGTGCCTTGCATACTTGGGTTTTTAGTGTGGATTTGCCTAAAAAGTGGATTCTATGTGGGGGTAGATGGCAGAGTGGAGTTGCGTGATTATGTGTATTTGCATAATTTTTTAGATATGCCTTATTTGATAGTGGGATTGTTTGTGGGCGTGGGAGCGGTATTAGCAGGGATTTATATGAATGTCTTTAGGGGCAGCACAAGAGGCATTTTTCCTCTAGGTGCAGGCAGTGTGTTTGTGGGTATGACGGTGCTTTTAAACGTGGGGTTGGGACAAAGTGCATTTTACCCTTCTATCGCGCATTTGCAAAGCTCCCTTACTATACAAAATGCTTCCTCGAGCTATTACACACTCTCTGTAATGGGCTATGTGTCCTTACTAGTGCCTTTTGTGGTGGCTTATATCGTGTATGTGTGGCATAAGATGGATAGGGTGAAGATTACTAAAAGTGAGATAGAGGGAGATTCTCATACGTATTAA
- a CDS encoding cytochrome ubiquinol oxidase subunit I: MLNELSSVNWSRAQFALTALYHFLFVPLTLGLSFVIAIMESIYVKTNNPQWRKITRFWLTLFAINFAIGVATGIIMEFEFGTNWANYSWFVGDIFGAPLAVEGIMAFFLEATFFAVMFFGWDKVSKRFHLLSTWLVALGSNLSAFWILVANGWMQYPIGTIFNPDSARNEMSSFWEVALSPVAIPKFLHTVASGYVISALFVVGVSALYLLKGRFISEAKKSLVVGASFGLITSIFLFFSGDESAYRVTQHQPMKLAAMEGIYQGEHRAGITAFGILNPSKQPGDDKEVFLFDITIPYALSILGNRSPDSFVAGIEDLLYGNEEKGVVGIDSRIQNGKIALQAFKDYKEAKAQNDTEAMNALKEVIQTHIKDFGYGYLHAPQEAIPPIALTFYSFHLMVALGSAFFVLFVVVLYLAMANNIVQFRKILWLCVIAIPFGYIAAEAGWIVAEVGRQPWAIQDLLPVGIAATNLSSVNVQISFFIFTILFTTLLCAEISIMVRSIKKGFEEEHTPLMQSVQKGGK; encoded by the coding sequence ATGCTAAATGAGCTTTCAAGCGTGAATTGGAGCAGGGCGCAGTTTGCCCTCACTGCACTTTATCATTTTTTGTTTGTGCCTTTGACATTAGGGCTTTCTTTTGTCATAGCGATTATGGAGAGCATTTATGTCAAAACCAATAATCCCCAATGGCGTAAAATCACGCGCTTTTGGCTAACGCTTTTTGCGATTAATTTTGCCATTGGCGTGGCTACGGGTATTATTATGGAATTTGAGTTTGGCACGAATTGGGCAAATTATAGCTGGTTTGTGGGTGATATTTTTGGCGCACCCTTAGCGGTTGAAGGTATTATGGCATTTTTCTTGGAGGCTACATTCTTTGCGGTTATGTTTTTTGGCTGGGATAAAGTCTCTAAAAGATTCCATTTGCTTTCTACTTGGCTCGTCGCCTTAGGGAGCAATCTCAGCGCGTTTTGGATACTCGTGGCAAATGGCTGGATGCAATATCCCATCGGCACGATATTTAATCCCGATAGTGCACGTAATGAGATGAGTAGCTTTTGGGAGGTGGCTCTCTCTCCTGTGGCAATCCCAAAGTTTCTCCACACGGTGGCAAGTGGCTATGTCATTTCTGCGCTCTTTGTCGTGGGTGTTTCCGCGCTTTATCTATTAAAAGGGCGATTTATCAGCGAGGCGAAAAAAAGCCTTGTGGTAGGGGCGAGTTTTGGACTTATTACCTCTATATTTTTATTTTTTAGCGGTGATGAAAGCGCCTATCGGGTAACACAACACCAACCAATGAAACTTGCCGCAATGGAGGGTATTTATCAAGGAGAGCATCGTGCGGGAATCACTGCCTTTGGGATTTTAAATCCTAGCAAACAGCCCGGCGATGATAAAGAGGTATTTTTGTTTGACATAACTATACCCTATGCCCTCTCTATCTTGGGCAATCGCAGCCCAGATAGCTTTGTAGCGGGTATTGAGGATTTGCTCTATGGGAATGAGGAAAAGGGTGTTGTAGGGATAGATTCTAGAATCCAAAATGGCAAAATTGCTCTGCAGGCGTTCAAAGACTATAAAGAAGCAAAGGCACAGAATGACACAGAGGCGATGAATGCACTCAAAGAAGTGATACAAACGCACATAAAGGATTTTGGCTATGGGTATTTGCACGCACCACAAGAGGCGATACCGCCCATTGCTTTGACTTTTTATAGTTTTCATTTAATGGTAGCCTTAGGCAGCGCGTTTTTTGTGCTCTTTGTCGTGGTGCTTTATTTAGCAATGGCGAATAATATTGTGCAATTCCGCAAGATTCTATGGTTATGCGTGATAGCAATTCCCTTTGGCTATATCGCTGCTGAAGCGGGGTGGATAGTTGCAGAAGTGGGGCGGCAGCCTTGGGCGATACAGGATTTGCTTCCGGTAGGGATTGCTGCTACAAATCTCTCAAGCGTGAATGTGCAAATATCTTTTTTCATCTTTACGATTCTCTTTACTACCCTGCTTTGTGCGGAAATAAGCATTATGGTGCGAAGTATTAAAAAGGGTTTTGAGGAAGAGCATACGCCTTTAATGCAAAGTGTGCAAAAAGGGGGCAAGTGA
- a CDS encoding DUF4492 domain-containing protein, with the protein MAMLYIDGFKHLTLGKTLWKIIIIKILVIFVILKICIYDNSLSTLGSNENKSAFVIDNLTAQKH; encoded by the coding sequence ATGGCTATGTTATATATTGATGGATTTAAACATTTGACACTTGGTAAAACATTATGGAAAATTATCATTATAAAGATTCTTGTTATTTTTGTGATACTAAAAATATGTATCTATGATAATAGTCTCTCAACACTAGGCAGCAATGAAAACAAAAGCGCATTTGTGATAGACAATCTGACCGCCCAAAAACACTAA
- a CDS encoding dynamin family protein, with protein sequence MPILEQYFKTFHHLPPPSAPSSTAPIQAPLDFLSILFCVNERNLPLFTQCQSFIDILHTFALPYQSPIQNTNLLDSILDLQAHILTENPHILESLLPYFAKLNLASVINDDELAQFVALKNAASHLHNAISQTPKTAIAKDTKALREAFYTIYESLLPLLPNAQDTLAQIKAKLEEQHLCIGVTGVLSAGKSTFLNALLGEEILGSSNIPETANLTILRYGDKTSAKVHFWSKEQWADLCEEGEYDEHLKVFVAECKAHFGKELERYITQPHTSQEIQAQQLSAYTSANHPSKLCNLIQEVELFTPLDFLKNGVEIVDTPGLDDPITKREDITRAYMQRCDMLIHVMNASCAATQKDIDFILESLLEQNISRLLVVLTRIDLLSKDELNASLEYTKSSLITQLKNANYKGDIAQIISRIDFIPLAGYAALLHRTATATSDINITLEQSGILDIELYLQKMLLGEDSLKARDMLYLAYKALHKIAQESAEAISLKTALLNANKADLEKIIAKEKAHNETLLRELVSLESQFNALYDELKNFLHALHSLSANTLSKVATILRDKIFDDMMYDYGRGARIESSALHKMIELSLKDCFADIGREYRYKLSKKITQLKDAIAATEEPTLPPIHFQLKNAEIAPIMQPLLNDITALIKSAKKDQSLKNALEALFNTLFSSFATLIESKNKEINTLFMAHFDEIAQYQKTLIHTKIAQKEQSLQTALAQHDKGDTQEQKQALDAQYKQLKALIDKIENALGYLH encoded by the coding sequence ATGCCGATTTTGGAACAATATTTTAAAACTTTTCACCACCTGCCGCCGCCTAGCGCACCCTCATCTACCGCACCTATTCAAGCGCCATTAGACTTTTTAAGCATTTTATTTTGTGTGAATGAGCGCAATCTGCCGCTTTTTACACAATGCCAAAGCTTTATAGACATACTCCATACTTTTGCCCTCCCTTATCAATCCCCTATACAAAACACCAATTTGCTAGATTCTATCCTTGATTTACAGGCACATATCCTCACTGAAAATCCCCATATTTTAGAATCTTTGCTGCCTTATTTTGCAAAGCTCAATCTCGCCTCTGTGATAAATGATGATGAGTTAGCCCAATTTGTCGCCTTAAAAAATGCTGCCTCACATTTGCATAATGCCATATCTCAAACGCCTAAAACCGCCATAGCAAAAGATACAAAAGCACTACGTGAAGCTTTTTATACCATTTATGAATCACTTCTCCCCCTGCTACCAAATGCCCAAGACACTCTCGCACAGATAAAAGCAAAACTTGAAGAGCAGCATTTGTGCATTGGCGTTACAGGTGTGCTAAGTGCGGGGAAATCCACCTTTTTAAACGCCCTTTTAGGAGAGGAGATTCTAGGCAGCTCAAATATCCCAGAAACAGCTAATCTAACGATCTTGCGCTATGGAGACAAAACAAGCGCAAAAGTGCATTTTTGGAGCAAGGAGCAATGGGCGGATTTATGCGAGGAGGGCGAGTATGATGAACATCTTAAAGTTTTTGTGGCAGAGTGCAAAGCGCATTTTGGCAAGGAACTTGAGCGCTACATTACCCAGCCTCACACATCACAAGAGATACAAGCCCAACAGCTTAGTGCTTACACTTCTGCTAATCACCCCAGCAAATTATGCAATTTGATTCAAGAAGTCGAGCTTTTCACACCATTGGATTTTCTCAAAAATGGCGTGGAGATTGTTGATACACCCGGGCTTGATGACCCCATCACTAAACGTGAGGACATTACCCGCGCTTATATGCAACGTTGCGATATGCTAATCCACGTGATGAATGCTAGCTGTGCGGCAACGCAAAAAGATATTGATTTTATTTTAGAATCTTTATTAGAGCAAAATATATCACGGCTACTTGTGGTGCTAACGCGCATTGATTTATTAAGCAAAGATGAGCTTAATGCCTCGCTTGAATACACCAAATCAAGCCTTATCACTCAGCTAAAAAACGCTAACTACAAAGGCGATATTGCCCAAATCATCTCACGTATTGACTTTATCCCTCTTGCAGGATATGCCGCCCTGCTTCATCGCACTGCTACTGCCACAAGTGATATAAATATCACATTAGAGCAAAGCGGGATTTTAGATATAGAATTATATTTACAAAAAATGCTTTTAGGGGAGGATAGCCTTAAGGCTCGGGATATGCTGTATCTTGCTTATAAGGCATTGCACAAAATCGCACAAGAGAGCGCGGAGGCAATCTCACTGAAAACCGCCCTACTCAATGCAAACAAGGCAGATTTAGAAAAAATTATCGCTAAAGAAAAAGCCCATAATGAAACACTTTTGCGTGAGTTAGTATCTTTAGAATCCCAATTCAATGCCCTCTATGATGAGCTAAAAAACTTCCTCCACGCCCTCCATTCCCTTAGTGCTAATACCCTCTCTAAAGTCGCCACAATCCTTAGAGACAAGATTTTTGATGATATGATGTATGATTACGGGCGGGGCGCGAGGATAGAATCTAGTGCTTTGCATAAAATGATAGAGCTAAGTTTAAAAGACTGCTTTGCCGATATTGGACGAGAATATCGCTATAAATTAAGTAAAAAAATCACACAGCTAAAAGATGCTATCGCTGCAACAGAAGAACCCACGCTCCCACCCATTCACTTTCAGCTTAAAAACGCCGAGATTGCACCCATTATGCAGCCACTACTCAATGATATAACCGCACTTATCAAATCTGCCAAAAAAGACCAAAGCTTAAAAAATGCTCTAGAAGCACTTTTTAACACACTTTTTTCATCTTTTGCTACCCTCATTGAGAGCAAGAATAAAGAAATTAACACACTCTTTATGGCACATTTTGATGAAATTGCCCAATATCAAAAAACACTCATTCACACAAAAATCGCACAAAAAGAGCAAAGCCTCCAAACTGCATTAGCTCAGCACGATAAAGGCGACACGCAGGAGCAAAAACAAGCCCTTGACGCACAATACAAGCAGCTCAAAGCCCTTATAGATAAGATAGAAAATGCGTTAGGGTATTTGCATTAA